TATGTCCAAGACAATGTCGATTGTTCTGGCCTCCGGAACAATAGATAAGATAGCGGCCGCAGGTGTCATAACATCCGGTGCGGTTGCCAATGGAATCGACGTCAACATCTTCGTAACGTTCTGGGCACTCATGAAGTTCAGGAAGCATGACGATACTGTTAACAAGCTGAGCTACGATGGATCGGAGATAAGCGATATGGTCATGAAGAGGATGTCCGAGAAGCATATACAGAGCGGTATAGAGATGATAAGGAACGCTAAGGAGGTTGGAAA
The Thermoplasma sp. Kam2015 genome window above contains:
- a CDS encoding DsrE/DsrF/DrsH-like family protein; protein product: MSKTMSIVLASGTIDKIAAAGVITSGAVANGIDVNIFVTFWALMKFRKHDDTVNKLSYDGSEISDMVMKRMSEKHIQSGIEMIRNAKEVGNVHVYGCALMADVMDIRKEDLDPMVEDVIGVGEFVSMTESSYTTIFI